The Phoenix dactylifera cultivar Barhee BC4 chromosome 15, palm_55x_up_171113_PBpolish2nd_filt_p, whole genome shotgun sequence genome contains a region encoding:
- the LOC103707953 gene encoding ABC transporter G family member 1-like, with protein sequence MASPPSVPRWTPSPTRHLRLPAAEEDDIEMHGFRTGVDAPGSIDRSFPFSGKFGPPSPEHPRFHRSSQEEFDGLPEVEEVKVSFEEKVPVRCMVGHEGLGSNRKDRGVFLTWEDLWVSASDGKGGRVPILCGLNGYAKPGEILAIMGPSGCGKSTLLDTLAERLGSNVSQSGEILVNGRKQKLAFGTSAYVTQDDVLMTTLTVGEAVCYSAQLQLPDSMSRAEKRERAEATIWEMGLGGAMNTRIGGWASKGISGGQKRRVSICMEILTRPELLFLDEPTSGLDSAASYHVMDRIAWLARREGMTVVAAIHQPSSEVFELFHGLCLLAYGRTVYFGPASATSEFFALNGFPCPPLRNPSDHYLRTINKDFDKDIEEGPEVKPMTTAEAIETLVKSYKSSTISQQVVQQIAEIRLMGGALVKKGNQASFLTQSIVLTRRSFVNMYRDLGYYWLRFAIYIALCLCVGTIYHDVGHSYGSIQARGSMLMFTAAFLTFMAIGGFPSFVEDMKIFGRERLNGHYGVTSFVIANTLSATPYLALISVAPGAMAYYLVGLQKGIDHFAYFALVLFMCMMLVEGLMMIVASIVPDFLMGIITGAGIQGVMMLNGGFFRLPDDLPKPVWRYPMYYVAFHTYANQGFYKNEFLGLTFPNDQAGGPPTISGEEILRDIWQVEMSYSKWVNLAILFGMVILYRVLFLVIVKITEKVKPMIKALLVKPPEKSTHVMELPPAGPRTMSTKG encoded by the exons ATGGCTTCTCCCCCCAGTGTGCCAAGATGGACTCCAAGCCCAACAAGGCATCTCCGCCTTCCGGCAGCGGAGGAGGATGACATAGAGATGCATGGCTTCAGGACCGGCGTCGATGCGCCGGGAAGCATCGACAGGTCATTCCCTTTCAGCGGTAAATTTGGCCCTCCATCACCTGAGCACCCTCGCTTCCACCGCAGCAGCCAAGAAGAGTTCGACGGCTTGCCGGAAGTGGAGGAGGTGAAGGTGTCGTTCGAAGAGAAGGTGCCGGTTCGGTGCATGGTAGGCCATGAGGGCCTCGGGAGCAACCGGAAAGATCGTGGTGTCTTCCTCACCTGGGAAGATCTCTGGGTCTCGGCATCGGATGGCAAAGGCGGGCGCGTACCGATCCTCTGCGGGCTTAATGGTTATGCAAAGCCCGGTGAGATCTTGGCCATCATGGGACCTTCTGGTTGCGGCAAGTCTACCCTCCTAGACACCCTTGCAG AGAGATTAGGATCGAACGTGAGTCAAAGTGGAGAAATTTTAGTTAATGGCCGGAAACAGAAACTCGCATTTGGGACATCA GCTTATGTGACTCAAGACGACGTACTGATGACAACGCTCACCGTCGGAGAAGCTGTGTGCTACTCGGCACAGCTCCAGCTGCCGGACTCCATGTCAAGGgccgagaagagagagagggcggAGGCGACGATCTGGGAGATGGGCTTGGGAGGTGCCATGAATACAAGGATAGGGGGATGGGCTTCCAAGGGCATCAGTGGTGGTCAGAAGAGGAGGGTGAGCATCTGCATGGAGATTCTGACCCGGCCTGAGCTCCTCTTCCTCGACGAGCCGACAAGCGGGCTCGACAGCGCTGCGTCGTACCATGTCATGGATAGGATAGCTTGGCTTGCCCGCCGGGAGGGGATGACGGTCGTCGCGGCCATCCACCAGCCGAGCAGTGAAGTGTTTGAGCTCTTCCATGGCCTTTGCCTCCTGGCTTACGGCAGGACAGTGTATTTTGGACCAGCTTCAGCGACCAGCGAG TTCTTTGCGTTGAATGGCTTCCCCTGTCCGCCTCTTCGAAATCCTTCAGACCATTACCTCAGGACAATCAACAAAGACTTCGACAAG GATATTGAAGAAGGCCCTGAGGTTAAGCCAATGACCACTGCTGAAGCAATTGAGACTCTGGTGAAATCCTACAAGTCCTCCACTATTTCACAGCAAGTAGTTCAACAAATTGCAGAGATACGTCTGATG GGTGGAGCTCTGGTGAAGAAGGGAAATCAAGCTAGCTTCTTAACTCAGTCCATTGTCCTTACCAGAAGGTCCTTTGTGAACATGTATAGAGACTTGGGCTACTACTGGCTGCGATTTGCTATTTATATCGCACTTTGCCTCTGTGTAGGCACCATATATCATGATGTTGGGCATTCTTATGGTTCAATTCAG GCCAGAGGTTCTATGCTCATGTTCACAGCTGCATTCCTGACTTTTATGGCAATAGGGGGATTTCCATCTTTTGTGGAGGACATGAAG ATCTTTGGACGAGAAAGACTGAATGGGCACTATGGTGTCACTTCATTCGTGATCGCCAATACTCTTTCTGCTACTCCATACTTGGCTCTCATCTCTGTAGCACCAGGGGCCATGGCCTACTACCTAGTTGGCCTTCAGAAGGGAATAGATCACTTTGCCTACTTTGCTCTGGTGCTATTCATGTGCATGATGCTAGTCGAGGGCTTGATGATGATTGTTGCAAGCATCGTCCCAGATTTCCTGATGGGCATTATAACCGGGGCTGGAATTCAGGGAGTGATGATGCTGAATGGCGGCTTCTTCCGGTTGCCCGACGATCTCCCGAAGCCGGTGTGGCGCTATCCGATGTACTATGTTGCCTTCCATACGTATGCTAACCAAGGCTTCTACAAGAACGAGTTCTTGGGTCTGACCTTCCCCAACGACCAAGCAGGAGGGCCTCCCACCATTAGTGGCGAAGAGATTCTGAGAGATATTTGGCAAGTTGAAATGAGCTACTCCAAGTGGGTTAATCTCGCTATCTTATTCGGTATGGTTATTCTATATCGGGTCTTGTTCTTGGTGATTGTAAAGATCACTGAGAAGGTTAAGCCCATGATTAAAGCCCTACTGGTTAAGCCTCCAGAGAAATCCACCCATGTTATGGAGCTACCGCCCGCTGGTCCGCGCACCATGAGTACCAAAGGCTGA
- the LOC103707979 gene encoding LOW QUALITY PROTEIN: polyadenylate-binding protein 2 (The sequence of the model RefSeq protein was modified relative to this genomic sequence to represent the inferred CDS: substituted 1 base at 1 genomic stop codon) codes for MLGANQAQNFKTSLKQSNSKLHKAVQEIARGSHQFTSLEVDHACTPEEVQQHFQSCGTVNRVKILTDKFGQPIGFAYVEFLETEAVQEALLLNESELHGRQLKVCAKRANIPGMKQYRPPXFDPYFAYRCRRPYMQPYFYSPYGYGKVPRFRRPVRYRPYY; via the exons ATGTTGGGGGCCAACCAAGCTCAGAACTTCAAAACCTCTCTGAAACAAAGCAACTCTAAACTCCACAAAGCTGTGCAGGAAATTGCCAGGGGAAGCCATCAATTCACTTCACTGGAG GTGGATCATGCATGCACCCCAGAAGAAGTACAGCAGCATTTCCAATCTTGTGGAACAGTAAACAGGGTAAAAATTCTAACTGACAAGTTTGGCCAGCCCATAGGCTTTGCTTATGTGGAATTTTTGGAAACTGAAGCTGTGCAAGAGGCTCTCCTGTTGAACGAATCTGAATTACATGGCCGCCAACTGAAG GTATGTGCCAAACGTGCAAATATCCCTGGAATGAAGCAGTACCGGCCACCGTGATTCGATCCATACTTCGCCTACCGATGTAGGAGGCC ATATATGCAGCCATATTTTTACTCGCCGTATGGATATGG GAAAGTTCCCAGATTCAGAAGGCCAGTGCGCTATAGACCTTACTACTAA